DNA from Rubripirellula lacrimiformis:
ATTTGTGGGTGGAAACGCTCAGTCCTAAGCACCGCCCGTTAGCGGATCGATGACGTGGGCGTTGGTTCGCTGGCCATCCGCTGTTGAACGTCTTGCAGTTGATCGAGCTGTTGGATCTGTTCCAACGACGACGTTCCCAGTCGGTTGGCGGCAGCCAGTGATCGGCGGGCCAGTTCTGCGTCGCCACTTTCGATCGCCAACGACGCGATCTCTAGGTGAGGTGCGGCGTCGTCGGGGTTTTTTTGGATCGCGCGGACAAAGCAGCGGCGGGCTTCGTCTGTGCGGCCAAGTTTTCGCATCGCGATCCCCTGCAACATATCGACCTGTGCTGGGGCGCCGTCGATCCCTACCCCGTCCTGCAATCGGTCCAGCGTTGCCAACAGCCGATCGTAGCGTCGTTGGCCCAAGTAGATCTCGGCCGCGTGCAGTTGGACCTCGGGATAGTCGGGCTGCAGAGCCAGAGCGCGATGATAGGCGGCAAGCGCCTCTTCGTCCTTTCCGCCGGCGCGAAGGCAGTCGCCGCGAAGGCACCATGCTTCCGGCGAATCTCGCTTGGATTGTAACGCCAACACACTGTGGGCGTCCGCGTCGGCGTCACGCCCAACGTCAAGGTACATGCGTCCCAGTCGTTCGACGAACTTGGGATCACGAGCGGAGAGGCGGACGGCTTGTTCCATCTGTTGGACGGCCAATTCGCGTTCGCCACGATTCCAATAGGCTTCGGCCAACCCCCAGTGGGCCCGGTCATCCGCTTTGGAAACCTGCAGCGCGTCGATGAACAGTGACTCGGCGATGTCCCAGCGACCTTGGTGGATGGCTTGGAACCCCTGACCGGATAGTCGGCGAGCGGCGATCGATTGCCGACTCTCGCCAAATCTTGCGATCGCGCGGCATCCGGGAAGGCAAAATACCCCCGCCACGACAATCGCCAAGCAGATTCGAAGAGGCAGCGGTTTCATCGGGCAGCCGAAAAGAGGAACAGATACAAGGTCGGTACCAAAATTCAGCGCCAGACGGCAAGATGGGTGGATCGACGCCGGTGTTTGCTCACCGGCGATTCCCGTGCCCCGAAACCCGGTTTGATGTTCACCCATGCCCGCGACGTTTGAAGCTTTGGGATTGAAGTTCTTGTATCCCGACAACTGGAAGATCGCCGAACGTGCATCCGACGAAGGCATTGAAGGGACGACCTTTGACCTGCCGACCGGCGGTTTCTTTAGCATCGAACGGGCGCGAGGATTGGCGTCCAACGACGAACTGATCGAAAACATCCAAGCGGCGATCGCCAAAGAATACGGCGAGGTGGAAGTAGACCCCGTCGAAATGGACGACGCCCTTCCCGGGGAACAGACGGTCGATTTCAGGTTCTATTACCTGGACCTTGTCATCGTTTCGCGGCTGATGATCGCGCGCATCGACGACTGGAAATTCGTCATCCAGATGCAGGCCGAAAGCCGTGATTTCGAGGCCAACGAATTGGTGATGGCCGCGATCCTGAAACAAATCCGCGGCTAGCTGCCTATGGGTAGGCTGAGAAAACGGCGGGCCGGTTAGACCAGGTCGTGTTTGCGTTTTTTGCGGCGGTTCTTGCTGCATTCGCGACAGACGCCTTGAATGATCATCCGGTGGCTGGCGACGCGGAAACCCAGGTCGGCTGCCACATCGTCGCGGATCTGCATCAGCGTTTCGCTCTGGAATTCCAGCAGCTTGCGACAACGGGTGCAATAAAGATGGTCATGCTGGGGATAGCCATAATCCAGTTCAAAGACCGTTCGGCCGTCCAACTGGAAACTGTTCAGCAGCCCCGCATCGACAAATTCACGTAGCGTTCGATACACGGTCGCAGGGCTGACATAGTTGTCTTCCCCACGACGCGGCAGCCGGTCGATCAATTCGTCGGCGTCGAAATGGTCGTGTTCGCTAAAAACGCGGTCGATCAAAAATTTCCGCTGGCTTGTCTGCCGGAGCCCACGCGTCTGCAGGTATTCTTCGAATCGCTCTTGAGGTGAGAGCGAGACGTCTAGTGGTTGCAGGGATTCGGGCGAAGCAGACACAGCGGATTCATCAGTTCTCGAGACGCGGATGGAACGGCAACGTTACCAGCATACAGGACTGGAGCCAAAATCGGCGTGCTTTTCACGAAAAGCACGTTTCCAGGGCAATGTGGTTCTTGTCGGCCGTCCCGCTAGGCAGGCCGCCGGATCAGGCGAACTGGTCCAACATTCGGTCGAGGGCGGCATCCATCTTTTCGGGGGTCTCGTAGCTGCCGTCGGCGATCTGTCGCCTCAGTTCAGCCACTCGATCGATCCGAATTTCGCCGCCACCGGCCACTTGGCTGGTGCCGTCCAGGCGATTGATGCCTGTCGATGCGGCCGCGCTGGTGCTGGAAATGTCCAACTGATCCACCGGGGTGGCCGTTGGCTTACCCGTCGGTGCGGGCGGAGCCTGAGCCGGAGTGCGTTGGGCGCCGGAGGTCTGTTGGGTCGTAGAAACCCGAAAAGGGCCGTAAATCTGCATCGTGGAATTGCTCCCATCTGGGACTGGAACCTCCACCCACACGTTTCTTCCGCCCACCACAGGGGTGGACGTGTTTCCTTAACGTGCAAGATGGATGCGAAAGCGCAAGGGGCGACCGGGTCAGCACCAATCAAACCATCCTGGCTTGATTGCCGTCTAGACCGTTTCCGCATCGGTCACAAGCGCCGCTATCCTTGTCCCAGGATGCAATCCGTCAGCGAAAAGAGACTTTTCAGCGCGAAGCGGGCGGAAACAATGATCTCATCGTCGCCGTCACCACCACGCCTCCAGCTCTTTTTCTAAAAAGCATCACTCCCTGGGACACCGCAGAGAGTATCAGAGCCGTGAAACAGCAAGCAAGGTCAATAAATGACGCTGCAGAACGGACTTTGACGTGTTTTTGCCTTGCTAGCAAAATAAATGCCGTTGCTCCAAAGTTTTTTTTGGAAACGACCTGGCGGCCAAATGCTAGCGGATCGGCCCCGCCTCGGCCCAGTCCCGGCGATCTCACGGCCGAACGGTTGGTTTCGTCCGCCGCCGCGGCCCGGGTCTACCGGCCGGTTACCAAAGCCGTAGGACGCTGACCAAGTTGTGTCGTTGGTCGGTCCACAGGGGAGCATCGGCCAATGCGGAGACGTCGGCTGGCTGCCCCGTTTCTAGTTCGGGGGCACCCCAGATCGGGTCGTCTCGATCGCCCAGCAGCATCCAGGTGGCGTGCTGAGTGGACAGACGGGCGTCGCCCTCGCTGATGACGGCGCGGCTTTCGAGCCCCGCGTCGTGTGCCAGATGGTGGACCAGCGGTACCAGATCTAGGTGGTTGTTGGATACGTGGATGGCCAACACGCCGTTGGGGGCAAGCCGGTCGCGGTACAGTGCGATCGCTTCGCGAGTCAGCAGGTGGGCGGGGATCGCATCGCTGCTGAACGCGTCTAGCACCAACAGGTCGAATCGCTGGTCAGTCATTCGTTCCAACACCAGCCGGCCGTCCCCCAGATGAATCCGGCTGATGGCAGGGCTATGCGATAGAAACGAAAAGTGTTGGTTTGCGATCTCGACGACGTCGGGGTTGATTTCGATCATGTCGAATTGATCGGTTTCCCGACCGTACGATGCCAGCACGCCACATCCCAGGCCCACGACTCCCATGTGCATCGATGGTTGGGATTGCTGCATCGCCGCGATCAAACGTCCAATTCCGCTTTGACGTCCGTAGTAGGTGGTCGGTTCGTGGGCGCCTTCGCCGCTCCGCTGCATTCCGTGGATCGTGCTGCCGTGAACCAGCCGAATGCCAACATCGTCTCGAAGGACTTCCAAGGTGCCAAAGAAGTTGCGTTTGGACGTGATGGTTTCATCGCCGGGGGCCATTGCCATGCTGATCATCGGCAATGCCATCAACGCGACCGCACCAAAACGCAATCGATAGGCAACGGACCAGTCATAGTCGGTCCGCGACCAACCACGACAGGCGAAGAACAGCAGGAACGACAACGACGTGACCAGCGACAACATGAACGGCAATTCGATCGCGGTATTCAGCAGCATCGGGCAGGCTACCGCAACGATCAGCCCGCCGACGGCGCCGCCGGCCGATAGCAACGCGTAGTATTGGGTTAGGTCCGATGCGCTGGGTTTGGATCCGGCAACCTCGCCATGGCACAGCAGGCATACGCCAAGCAGCATCGTCATGTACATCGTGACTTCGACGACCAATTGCAAAGATCCCGGCAACATCGTTTTCGCCTGGATGCCCAAAATGGCAATCAAAGTCATCGCGGCGATCCACTTGGGTTTGTACCACTGTGGCGAATCGAAACAGATGATGAAACTGACCAGGTACAGACTTAGCGGCAGCACCCACAGGAATGGAATCACGGCCACGTCCTGGCAAACGTGATTGGTGACCACCAATAGCATCGTTGATGCCAACGCGGGCAGCGCGATCCAGATCAATCGCCGTTGCCAGCCGATGGCGGGGGATCGCTCGCCGCCGGTGTCTGATTGTGAACCGTTTTGCGTGTCGGTAACGGATTTTTGTTGTGCCGTGGAAACTCGAAACAATCCGATCGCGACGACGCCTTGCACCAGCACAAATCCACAGAACATCAGCGACCAAACCATCGATTGATTGGAAACCGACAAGACGGGTTCGACCAAGAATGGATAGCTAAGCAGCGCGACCAACGATCCGGCATTGGACAGTGCATACAAGCGATACACGCGGTCCGAATTGTCTTGATAGCTGAGCCACGCTTGGATCAGCGGGCCGGTGCTGGAAAGGACAAAGTACGGCAGTCCGACTTGCACCGTTAGCATCCACAGCAGATGCAGGATGGGAGATTCGTTGCCCATCGGTTTCCAGGCATCGGAGGGTTCGATCGGCAGAGTGAATGCGGCTGCGCACAACAACGACAGGTGAATGCAACCTTGCAGCCACGGTCGAAAGCAACTGCGCAGCACGTGCGCGTACAGGTAACCGCCGAACAGCAGAATCTGAAAAAACAGCATGCAGGTCGTCCACACCGCCGGGGTTCCACCGAACCAGGGCAGCACACACTTGCTGATCACCGGTTGGACTTGAAAAACCAGAAAGGCGCCCAGTAGCGTTGTGATCGCGAACCAGACGATCGAGATCGGTTGGCGTGTGATCGGTTGTGACGATAGCGAATGCCCGCAAACTGGTTGCCCGAATTCCGGTTTGGGGGGTGATGCTGGAAGTGACGATTCGGAGGTCATGAATAATCCCGTGCAAAGGTTGGACAGCGGTAAAATCTAGGTTACGAAGTGGGCTTGGGAACGTCGTCGCCACAATTCGGTCCGCCGGATGACCGATCGTGGGGCAGCCTGCTAGACTCTCTGCCCCCACCGCCTTCCCCTCGGCATCACCGCCTTCCGATCACGAGTATCTGATTTGTCGATTCAGTCCCCCCGCGACGAAGCCTCGATCAGGGTCCGGCAACGGGTCTACGTGGATGCCGGTCGGGCGGCCGTTTGGGGGTTGGGCGTCAACATGGTGCTGGTGGTTTTGAAGCTAGCCGGCGGAATTGTTTTGGGGTCCGCTGCGTTGATCGCGGATTCCGTCAACTCGATCGGCGATGTGGCCAGTGCGATTGCGGTGCGCGGTGCCCTTAGCGTTGCCCAGCGGGAAGAAGACGACGACCATCCCTATGGCCATACCAAAGCCGAATCGATCGCGGGGCTGTGCGTCGCGTTGTTGGTGACCTTTAGCGCGGGGCTGCTGGGGCTGGAAACGTTGAAGCGTTTCGGCGGCGAACTGCGAGTTCCCTCGGCCGCGGCCGGCGTGATCGCTGCGATCTGTGCGTTGGTCAAAGAGGTCATTTATCGGTACACGCAGCGTGTGGCCAAGCGATTGGATTCGTCGGCGTTGCGGGCAGCCGCCTGGGACCATCGCAGCGATGCCTGGGCATCTGCCGCCGTCGCGGTGTCGCTATTTTCGGCACCCTACGTCGGTACCGCGGCGCCGTATGTCGACCCGATCGCGGCGGTGTGCGTCTGCGTTCTTTTGGTCGTGACCGGAATCCGGATCTTTTCGTCGACGGCCCGCGAATTGATGGACCAGCAAGCCGGGGACGAGATTGTCGATCGGGTGCGTGAGATCGGCGGGCGAGTCGACGGTGTCCAAGACGTCGAAAAGCTAAGAGTTCGCAAAAGTGGTCTCGAGTATTTCATCGAGATCCACGTGCAGGTCGAAGGGCACATCACGGTTGCCGAAGGCCATCGGATCGGACACGATGTGAAAGATCATCTGTTGATCGAAATGCCACGGGTGCGAGACGTCCACGTCCACATCGAACCCTACGATCCCCGCCGGGGCTGACCCGGTGCCGCCTGCTTTGTAGCCATGGTCGATGGGGGATGGCGGACCGGGGAATCGAATCTCGGCCGCTTGTGATGCGGCCCGGTCGATCGTCGGCTGCATCGTGCAGTCTGTCTGTGCAGGCGAACTGTCTGTGCAGGCGAACTGTGGGGGGCGGCTATTTAGCGTTGGCCATCGCGGCCAATTGGACGGTCGCCCTGCCCTGCTCTTTTTCCAAATACGGACGCCCGAACTTCACGTTCACGTGATCCCAGGGCAATTTGTCCATCAATTCGTACTTTTCGTGGATGTGTTTGTCGGCATCGATACCGGCGTCGCTGATCGCATCCCACCAACGCTGTGGATCCATATGTTCGGTCCATCCGTCCATGCGGGCACCGCGCTGCCACGCCAACCGAATCGCTTTGCCCATCCGCCGATCACCACGGCTGAGCACGCCTTCCAGTAGGCTGGTTTCGATGTCGTGGCACTTGATCGCGACGCTGCGGATACGACGACGGGCACGCATGTATTGGTGTGCCCATTTGAAGTACTCGCGTCGCTGCATTCCGTTCCACTGGTAAGGCGTGTGCGCCTTGGGAACAAAGTTCGACACGCTGGCGGTGACTCGAGCAAAACGGCCGTTGACTTCTTTGCCGACGGTGGCGATCTGTTCGGCCAAGTCGACGATGCCTTCCAGGTCGACCGGGCGTTCCCCCGGCAATCCACACATGAAGTACAGTTTGACGCTGTCGAATCCGTTGGCAAAGGCAACGCGGCAACCTTCGATCAGGTCCGTGTTCTTGATCTTTTTGCGGATCTGTTCACGCATGTCATCGCGAGCCACCTCGGGAGCCAAGGTCATGCTGCGGCGTCGATCGCTGCCAAGCAGGATGGGGAGCGTCCGCAACTGATCGTTGACTCGCAGGCTGGGAACGCTGATGTTGACATTGTGCGGTTTGAAAACTTCGTGCATCCGATTGACCAGATGTTCGAAGTGCGGATAGTCGCTGCTGGACAGCGACAGGATGCTGATCTCGTTGTACCCGGTGTTCTGATAACTTTCCCAAGCGGCGTCGACAATCGTTTCGACTTCGCGGGTACGTAGCGGTCGTTTGATGACCGTGCTTTGACAGAATCGGCACAGGTGTGGACAGCCCCGCATGATCTCGACCGCGATCCGATCGTGCACGCATTCGATGTAGGGGACGATCGGTTGGGTTGGCAGCGGCATTCCGTCTAGGTCGCTGATCGTGCTAGGTGCAATCGTCTCGGGCACGTCATCCCGGTTGCGATGCAGGGCAACGATCCGGTCGTTGGCGTATTCGGGTTCATAGAAACGCGGGACGTAGGCACTGTCGATGGATTTCGCCACTACGGCCAGGGCTTCGGTGCGTTGGTCGCGGCCCTCTTGGCCGGTCGCGTAGGTTCCGTCGCTGCGGCGGTAGCTTTCTTTGAGGTCCATCCACAGATCGCAAACCGTCGGCAAAGTGGGTTCGCCGTCACCGATGATCAGGACGTCAAAGTAATCGGCCACGGGTTCAGGGTTCTGGCAGCAAGGGCCGCCGGCCAACAGCAGCGGATCGCCGATGCAGCGATCGGTGGATTCCAGCGGGATCCCACCTAGGTCGATCATCGTCAACACGTTTGGCGAACTGATTTCGTACTGCAACGACAGCCCGATCACATCAAATTCGGATAACGCGGTGAATGTTTCCAAGCTATACAGGGGAATGTCGTGCTTCCGCAGCAGCGATTCCATGTCTGGCCAGGGCGTGAAAACTCGCTCCGCACACCAGTCGTCGCGGCGGTTCATCAGAGAATACAGAACTTGCAGCCCATGGTGGCTCATCCCGATCGTGTACGCGTCGGGGAACCCCAGACACAGTTTGCCACGAACCTGGCGATGGTCTTTGACGACCGTGTTTCGTTCGCCGCCGACATACTGTGCGGGGGTTTGGACGTGAGGCCAAACGCGAGCTTCGAGTCGTTTTCGTCGTGAATGGTTGATCATGGCTAGTCAGGCACTCGGAGGCAGGTCGCGGGCGAATGGCGTTCTGGGCGTTAGTCGTTGGCGAGATTACATTAGAGTGTGTGCGACAAACGGCACTTGATGCAAGGCAAACTTACAAAGGACGGATGACGGTGAGTGAATTTGAAGTGGTCGGAAAAGTCGCTGATTTCGAAGACAACGTAGGCCAAGCGGTCCCGGTGGATGGACGGATGGTCGCGGTATTTCGCAAAGGCGACCAGTGGTACGCGATCGACGACCTGTGCCCCCACATGGGTGCATCATTGGCCGAAGGGCATGTCGAAGATCACAGCGTGACCTGCCCCTGGCATGCTTGGCGGTTTTGCATCAAAGACGGCACCTGGGAAGACAACCCGCGTGTCAAAGTCGACTCATTCGAGGTCAAGATCGACGGGGACGATGTGCTGGTGCGAGAAATTCCTAAGGTGGACGCGAAAGAAGACGAGAACGAGGACTGATCCAGCCCGCTGTGACGGCGGCGATTACCAGGTTTCGCCGCGCAGGCGTGCGATTTCCATCGCGTCCTTGTCGCCGCGTCCGGACAGGCAAACGACCAGGTGTTCTTTCGGCGACATATCGGCCGCCAAGGTCATGGCCCGAGCGATCGCGTGCGACGATTCTAGGGCCGCGATGATTCCTTCGCTGCGTGCCAATTTGTCGAACGCGTCCATGGCTGCGGAGTCATCGCATTCCAGATAGTCGACTCGGCCGGTGTCTTTCCAATAGCTGTGTTCGGGGCCCACACCGGGGTAGTCCAATCCAGCGCTCATGGAATGAACGTCGCAGGTTTGCCCGTCTTCGTCCTGCATCACATAGCTGTAACTGCCGTGCAGCACGCCGGGGCTGCCGAAAGTCAGCGGGGATGCATGGTCGCCGGGGTGGTGGCCGCGACCGCCTGCTTCGACACCCACCAACCGGACGCCCTCGTCTTCAATGAACGGATAGAACATGCCCGCCGCGTTCGATCCGCCGCCAACACAGGCAACAACACAATCGGGCAACCGGTCGAACGTGTCACAGCATTGTTCGCGAGTTTCGCGACCAATGATCGCTTGGAAATCGCGGACCATCATCGGGAACGGGTGCGGGCCGATCACGCTGCCGATGATGTAGTGCGTGTTTTCGACCGACGACATCCAGTCACGCATCGCTTCGTTGACCGCATCGCGAAGCGTCTTTGATCCACTTTCGACCGGGCAGATATTGGCCCCCATCAGCTTCATGCTGAAGACGTTCGGCTTTTGCCGGCGGATGTCTTCGGCACCCATGTAAACGGTGCATGGCAGGCCGAAGTGGGCGCATGCGGTGGCGCTGGCCACGCCATGCTGGCCGGCGCCGGTTTCGGCGATCACGCGGTTCTTTCCCATCCGCAGGGTCAGCAGTGCCTGGCCCAGGGTGTTGTTGATCTTGTGAGCCCCGGTGTGATTGAGGTCTTCGCGTTTGAGCCAGATTTGGGCGCCGCCAACCGCTTCGGTCATTCGTTTTGCGTGGTACAGCGGGCTGGGGCGACCGACAAAAGTCTTCAGCAGACCGCTCAATTCACGTTGGAATTCCGGGTCTTTTTTGGCTTTGTCATATTCCTCGGTCAACTGGTCCAGCGCCCGAGTCAAGGTTTCGGGGACGAAGCGACCGCCGAAATCGCCGAAGCGTCCGCGAGAGTCGGGGACGGCGGCCGAAGCGTGGGCGGTGGGGTTGGTCATGATGGGGGGCCGTGTCGGAGGGCAAATGGATCGGCAAACGAATCTTAGGCTGGGCAAGCCGAAATGGCTTCGAAACGCAACCTGCAATCACTGAACCTCGATTCTCGCTTGGACTTAACATTCGGTCAACGCGACGCCCCGCCAATCGGATCCCGCTTCCTGTGATTCGTTGGTCCGCCGTGGTGTCAATTGCTGCGGCACCCTCATTCGCGGTTTACCGGAGCGGGCGATTTGAAATTTGGCATTTCGGGGCATCCGACTTCCTCGAAGTCAGCCCACTAAGTGTCCGGCCCGGCATCCCTCGATTGCAGGCTGAGTGTATGGTGAGGATGCGTCGAAGGAGGTCCCGCGTTGCCTCCGCCTATCCGTCCATTCAAGCCGTCCTGAATACTTGTGCCTGAGCTTCCTGAAGTCGAAACGATGCGTCGCGGAGTCTTGCCGATCGTCGGTAGCCGCATTGAATCGGTCGAACGTCCGCCCTGTCTGCGGCGACCGATTTTGATGAAGCCGCGAATCGATGCGATCGATCGCCGTTTGCAGGGGAAACAGATCACCGATATCGGCCGCCGAGGCAAGCGGGTGATGGTCGGGATCGAGGACGGTCAGGTGATCGTGATCGAGCCGCGCATGACCGGATTGGTGCTGTTGGCCGATCCGCCGACGACCGATCACTTGCGTCTGCGGGTGACCCTGTCGGGTGGGCCCAGCGAGCAACTGTTGTTCTGGGACCGCCGCGGGTTGGGGACGGTGCGACTGCTGCGAGCCAACGAAATTGCCACGGTGGTCGATGCCAGGTTGGGCGTCGATGCGCTGCAGATCACGGCCGATCAGCTGCAAACCAAACTGCGTGCTAGTCGCCGACCGATCAAGGTTGCCCTGTTGGACCAATCCGCCGTGGCGGGCATTGGGAACTTGTACGCAGCCGAAATTCTGTACCTGGCCGGTGTCGATCCGCGGGCACGCTGCGACCGGTTGACCAAACCGCAGTGGAAGCGGATCCAGCAAGCGACCGGCGAAGTGCTGGAATTAGCCATCCAACACGAAGGCAGTACGCTTAGTGACGGGACCTATCGCAACGCTTTGAACGATGCCGGCGGGTACCAAAACTATCACCGTGTCTACGATCGGGCCGGCAAACCCTGCCGACGCTGCGATTCGGGCGACATCCAGCGGATTGTTCAGGGCCAACGGAGTACGTTTTTCTGCCCCGTTTGCCAGCGAAAAAGCGGACTTCACCCGAGCGTCCACGCCTAGCAAACCGCTTGTTTGGGTGGCGATACCGGGATTGCCGTTCGCATCGTTGCCGGCGGTCGATAGAATACGGGCACTCGATTTCGGGCGATCGCCCCCATGCCTTAGAGGATCCGATGACGTTACCACAGAACCGCCGCGACTGGCTGCGAACCGCCACGATGCTATCGGTAGCCGGGATCTCGGGATCATCGGCGATGGCAGCATCCGACGACCGACGCGGTCGTTGGGACGATTCGATCACCAAGGGGCTCGATTGGCTCAGCCGTACCCAGTCCTCACGCGGGCAATGGAACACGCAGGTTTATCCGACCGCGATGGCGTCGCTTGCCGGCACCGCGATGATCGCCAGTGGCAGCACCACCACGCAGGGGCCCTACGCCAAAGAACTGGCACGGGCATCCGACTTTCTGATCAGCAAGGCTCGTGGCAATGGATTGATCGGCGACCCGCAAACCGATTCTCGCTATACCTACGGTCACGGTTTTTCGATGCTGTTCCTGTCCCAGATTTTGGGCGAAGAGGGACTGCTGGACCGCCGTGAAGAATTGGTGGATGTGTTGACCAAGGCTGCGGAGTTCAGCGGGAACGCACAGACTGCTGCCGGTGGATGGGGATATGTTTCGGCTCGGGAAGGCAACGATTTCGACGAAGGGTCCACCACCATCACCCAAGTCCAAGGGTTGCGGGGATGTCGAAACGCCGGGATTCCGGTCAGCGCCAAAATCATCGACTCGGCCAAAGACTACATCTATGGCTGCAAGAATCCCGACGGTGGTATCAGCTATAGCAGTCGCCAAAAAGGCAGCAGTCGGCCCGCGATCACCGCCGCCGCATTGGCTGCGCTTTACAACGCCGGTGACTACGACAGCGAACATGTTCCCGAAATGCTGGAATACACCAAGGGCCAGCTCCACGACATCAGCGACGGTACCCGTGCGTTCGGGCACTGGCACTACACCTATCTGTACTACAGCCAAGTCGTCTATCGCCAAGGCGACGAACTTTGGAAACCTTTCCGCGATCGGCTATACGATCGGATCGTCAGCGAACAGCGTCCTGACGGGTTCTGGGAAGGCCAGATTCATCCGGTCTATGTGACCGCCTGCAACCTGATCATGATGCAGTTGGATCGCGGATACCTGCCGATCTACCAACGCTAAAGTCAGCCGACATCGGTCGGACGCTTAGCAGGCGATGACGATGACGGGAATCCAAAAAGGGACGGATCTTCGGCGAGATCCGATCCCCGACGTCT
Protein-coding regions in this window:
- a CDS encoding tetratricopeptide repeat protein produces the protein MKPLPLRICLAIVVAGVFCLPGCRAIARFGESRQSIAARRLSGQGFQAIHQGRWDIAESLFIDALQVSKADDRAHWGLAEAYWNRGERELAVQQMEQAVRLSARDPKFVERLGRMYLDVGRDADADAHSVLALQSKRDSPEAWCLRGDCLRAGGKDEEALAAYHRALALQPDYPEVQLHAAEIYLGQRRYDRLLATLDRLQDGVGIDGAPAQVDMLQGIAMRKLGRTDEARRCFVRAIQKNPDDAAPHLEIASLAIESGDAELARRSLAAANRLGTSSLEQIQQLDQLQDVQQRMASEPTPTSSIR
- a CDS encoding Fur family transcriptional regulator; this translates as MSASPESLQPLDVSLSPQERFEEYLQTRGLRQTSQRKFLIDRVFSEHDHFDADELIDRLPRRGEDNYVSPATVYRTLREFVDAGLLNSFQLDGRTVFELDYGYPQHDHLYCTRCRKLLEFQSETLMQIRDDVAADLGFRVASHRMIIQGVCRECSKNRRKKRKHDLV
- a CDS encoding flagellar biosynthesis anti-sigma factor FlgM, translating into MQIYGPFRVSTTQQTSGAQRTPAQAPPAPTGKPTATPVDQLDISSTSAAASTGINRLDGTSQVAGGGEIRIDRVAELRRQIADGSYETPEKMDAALDRMLDQFA
- a CDS encoding fused MFS/spermidine synthase gives rise to the protein MTSESSLPASPPKPEFGQPVCGHSLSSQPITRQPISIVWFAITTLLGAFLVFQVQPVISKCVLPWFGGTPAVWTTCMLFFQILLFGGYLYAHVLRSCFRPWLQGCIHLSLLCAAAFTLPIEPSDAWKPMGNESPILHLLWMLTVQVGLPYFVLSSTGPLIQAWLSYQDNSDRVYRLYALSNAGSLVALLSYPFLVEPVLSVSNQSMVWSLMFCGFVLVQGVVAIGLFRVSTAQQKSVTDTQNGSQSDTGGERSPAIGWQRRLIWIALPALASTMLLVVTNHVCQDVAVIPFLWVLPLSLYLVSFIICFDSPQWYKPKWIAAMTLIAILGIQAKTMLPGSLQLVVEVTMYMTMLLGVCLLCHGEVAGSKPSASDLTQYYALLSAGGAVGGLIVAVACPMLLNTAIELPFMLSLVTSLSFLLFFACRGWSRTDYDWSVAYRLRFGAVALMALPMISMAMAPGDETITSKRNFFGTLEVLRDDVGIRLVHGSTIHGMQRSGEGAHEPTTYYGRQSGIGRLIAAMQQSQPSMHMGVVGLGCGVLASYGRETDQFDMIEINPDVVEIANQHFSFLSHSPAISRIHLGDGRLVLERMTDQRFDLLVLDAFSSDAIPAHLLTREAIALYRDRLAPNGVLAIHVSNNHLDLVPLVHHLAHDAGLESRAVISEGDARLSTQHATWMLLGDRDDPIWGAPELETGQPADVSALADAPLWTDQRHNLVSVLRLW
- a CDS encoding cation diffusion facilitator family transporter — protein: MSIQSPRDEASIRVRQRVYVDAGRAAVWGLGVNMVLVVLKLAGGIVLGSAALIADSVNSIGDVASAIAVRGALSVAQREEDDDHPYGHTKAESIAGLCVALLVTFSAGLLGLETLKRFGGELRVPSAAAGVIAAICALVKEVIYRYTQRVAKRLDSSALRAAAWDHRSDAWASAAVAVSLFSAPYVGTAAPYVDPIAAVCVCVLLVVTGIRIFSSTARELMDQQAGDEIVDRVREIGGRVDGVQDVEKLRVRKSGLEYFIEIHVQVEGHITVAEGHRIGHDVKDHLLIEMPRVRDVHVHIEPYDPRRG
- a CDS encoding TIGR03960 family B12-binding radical SAM protein, encoding MINHSRRKRLEARVWPHVQTPAQYVGGERNTVVKDHRQVRGKLCLGFPDAYTIGMSHHGLQVLYSLMNRRDDWCAERVFTPWPDMESLLRKHDIPLYSLETFTALSEFDVIGLSLQYEISSPNVLTMIDLGGIPLESTDRCIGDPLLLAGGPCCQNPEPVADYFDVLIIGDGEPTLPTVCDLWMDLKESYRRSDGTYATGQEGRDQRTEALAVVAKSIDSAYVPRFYEPEYANDRIVALHRNRDDVPETIAPSTISDLDGMPLPTQPIVPYIECVHDRIAVEIMRGCPHLCRFCQSTVIKRPLRTREVETIVDAAWESYQNTGYNEISILSLSSSDYPHFEHLVNRMHEVFKPHNVNISVPSLRVNDQLRTLPILLGSDRRRSMTLAPEVARDDMREQIRKKIKNTDLIEGCRVAFANGFDSVKLYFMCGLPGERPVDLEGIVDLAEQIATVGKEVNGRFARVTASVSNFVPKAHTPYQWNGMQRREYFKWAHQYMRARRRIRSVAIKCHDIETSLLEGVLSRGDRRMGKAIRLAWQRGARMDGWTEHMDPQRWWDAISDAGIDADKHIHEKYELMDKLPWDHVNVKFGRPYLEKEQGRATVQLAAMANAK
- the nirD gene encoding nitrite reductase small subunit NirD yields the protein MSEFEVVGKVADFEDNVGQAVPVDGRMVAVFRKGDQWYAIDDLCPHMGASLAEGHVEDHSVTCPWHAWRFCIKDGTWEDNPRVKVDSFEVKIDGDDVLVREIPKVDAKEDENED
- the trpB gene encoding tryptophan synthase subunit beta — translated: MTNPTAHASAAVPDSRGRFGDFGGRFVPETLTRALDQLTEEYDKAKKDPEFQRELSGLLKTFVGRPSPLYHAKRMTEAVGGAQIWLKREDLNHTGAHKINNTLGQALLTLRMGKNRVIAETGAGQHGVASATACAHFGLPCTVYMGAEDIRRQKPNVFSMKLMGANICPVESGSKTLRDAVNEAMRDWMSSVENTHYIIGSVIGPHPFPMMVRDFQAIIGRETREQCCDTFDRLPDCVVACVGGGSNAAGMFYPFIEDEGVRLVGVEAGGRGHHPGDHASPLTFGSPGVLHGSYSYVMQDEDGQTCDVHSMSAGLDYPGVGPEHSYWKDTGRVDYLECDDSAAMDAFDKLARSEGIIAALESSHAIARAMTLAADMSPKEHLVVCLSGRGDKDAMEIARLRGETW